The Bacteroidales bacterium genome contains a region encoding:
- a CDS encoding radical SAM protein: MLVLQSCTICPRECRVNRIDGEKGYCGTDAGLNIASVCLHRGEEPLISGADGICNIFFAGCNLRCIYCQNHEISQNSLSFRKAAVDLPDLLNQISEIISQGTDSVGFVSPSHMVHNVRAIIEGLHEKGLKPVIVYNTNSYDKADTLRSLEGLIDVYLPDYKYVTPALAAEFSGAHDYPEVALKAIREMYYQKGSTLRTDERGKAENGILIRHLVLPGYAEESMKVLRSIAEEISTGVHISLMSQYHPEWLAETHPSIGRLLYKEEYESVVEEMERLGFRNGYIQDMESNVSYRPDFSKEHPFE, translated from the coding sequence ATGCTTGTGCTTCAAAGTTGTACAATATGTCCCAGGGAGTGCCGGGTTAACAGAATAGATGGTGAGAAAGGTTATTGCGGGACAGATGCGGGACTGAATATTGCATCGGTTTGTCTTCACAGGGGAGAGGAGCCTTTAATAAGCGGAGCAGATGGAATATGTAATATTTTTTTTGCTGGCTGTAACCTGCGCTGCATATATTGCCAGAATCATGAAATAAGCCAGAATTCTTTATCTTTCAGGAAAGCAGCAGTTGATTTGCCTGATCTGCTGAATCAGATCTCGGAGATAATTTCGCAGGGAACAGATTCAGTCGGGTTTGTCTCTCCTTCCCATATGGTTCATAATGTTAGGGCAATAATTGAAGGCCTGCATGAAAAGGGCCTTAAACCGGTTATTGTCTATAATACAAACAGCTACGACAAAGCTGACACTTTAAGAAGTCTTGAGGGATTAATTGATGTTTATCTTCCCGATTACAAATATGTTACACCTGCACTGGCTGCTGAGTTCTCAGGGGCTCATGATTATCCTGAAGTAGCTTTAAAAGCAATCAGGGAGATGTATTATCAGAAAGGTTCAACGCTGAGAACCGATGAAAGAGGCAAGGCTGAAAACGGTATCCTGATAAGGCATCTTGTTCTGCCAGGTTATGCAGAAGAGAGCATGAAAGTTTTAAGATCAATTGCAGAAGAGATCTCAACAGGGGTTCATATATCACTTATGTCGCAGTACCACCCTGAATGGCTCGCAGAGACTCATCCTTCTATTGGCAGGCTGCTCTATAAAGAAGAATACGAATCTGTTGTGGAAGAGATGGAACGCCTGGGCTTCAGAAACGGGTACATTCAGGACATGGAAAGCAATGTAAGTTACAGGCCTGATTTTAGTAAAGAACATCCATTTGAATGA
- the rimP gene encoding ribosome assembly cofactor RimP translates to MIEKQDIQGIVDEFIKGTDLFIVAVKVSSANRITILADTKNGITIDECASIHRHVENSLDRDKEDFELQVSSPGLDLPFGVIEQYYKNEGKKVEVIDNEGSKFTGKLKNITTGGFELETEVKVKGKTKELKDMSFNFEQIKSTRVILTIK, encoded by the coding sequence ATGATAGAGAAACAGGACATACAGGGAATAGTTGATGAGTTCATTAAAGGGACTGATCTGTTTATTGTTGCTGTAAAGGTAAGCAGTGCAAACAGAATCACAATCCTTGCTGATACAAAAAACGGTATTACAATTGATGAATGCGCTTCAATACACAGGCATGTTGAAAACAGTCTTGACCGCGATAAAGAGGATTTTGAACTGCAGGTATCTTCACCCGGACTTGATTTACCATTCGGTGTTATTGAGCAGTATTACAAGAACGAAGGAAAAAAGGTTGAAGTGATTGATAATGAAGGTTCAAAGTTTACCGGGAAACTTAAGAATATTACAACCGGGGGATTTGAGCTTGAGACTGAGGTAAAAGTAAAGGGAAAAACTAAAGAATTGAAAGATATGTCTTTCAATTTCGAGCAGATAAAATCAACAAGAGTTATTTTAACAATTAAGTAA
- the nusA gene encoding transcription termination/antitermination protein NusA: protein MENVNLIDTFSEFKELKNIDRPTMMSVLEDVFRSMLAKRYGSADNFDIIVNIDKGDFEIWRNRVVVEDDELTDPVIQIPLSKAKMIDEDYEVGEEVSDEVKFLDFGRRAILSLRQNLTARILDLEKNNIYIKYKDRIGEIVTGEVYQVWKREILVLDDDGNELILPKSEQIPSDHFRKGDSIRAVVIKVEMRNNTPFIILSRTSPVFLERLFELEVPEIFDGLITIKKIVRVPGERAKVAVESYDERIDPVGACVGMKGSRIHGIVRELRNENIDVINYTSNNQLFIQRALSPAKITSIKIDEVTMRANIYLKPNEVSLAIGKGGLNIKLASQLTGYEIDVYREPGGEDEEDVNLEEFGDEIEDWIIEELKAIGCDTARSVLNLSISDLVKRTDLEEETVKEVVNILRAEFE, encoded by the coding sequence ATGGAAAACGTTAATTTGATCGACACCTTTTCTGAGTTCAAAGAGCTGAAGAACATTGACCGCCCAACAATGATGAGCGTTCTTGAGGATGTTTTCAGGAGTATGCTGGCAAAAAGGTACGGTTCGGCAGACAATTTTGACATCATTGTCAATATCGATAAAGGTGACTTCGAAATATGGAGAAACAGGGTTGTGGTTGAGGATGATGAATTAACCGATCCTGTTATACAGATACCTCTTTCAAAAGCCAAGATGATTGATGAGGATTATGAAGTTGGCGAAGAGGTCTCTGATGAAGTAAAATTTCTTGACTTCGGAAGAAGGGCTATTTTATCGCTCAGGCAGAATCTGACCGCCAGAATTCTTGACCTTGAAAAGAATAATATCTACATTAAATACAAAGACCGTATCGGTGAGATAGTTACCGGTGAGGTTTACCAGGTCTGGAAAAGAGAAATTCTCGTGCTTGATGATGACGGGAATGAGCTCATTCTTCCCAAAAGCGAACAGATTCCTTCAGATCATTTCCGTAAGGGTGACTCAATAAGGGCAGTTGTTATTAAGGTTGAAATGAGGAACAATACTCCTTTCATTATACTCAGCCGCACATCGCCTGTCTTCCTAGAAAGATTGTTCGAACTTGAAGTCCCTGAGATCTTTGATGGCCTTATAACAATCAAAAAGATTGTCAGGGTTCCTGGCGAACGTGCTAAAGTAGCTGTTGAATCTTACGACGAAAGAATCGACCCTGTCGGAGCATGTGTAGGTATGAAAGGATCAAGGATTCACGGCATTGTAAGGGAACTGAGAAACGAGAATATCGATGTAATTAATTATACATCAAACAATCAGCTTTTCATTCAGCGTGCCCTCAGCCCTGCAAAAATCACCTCAATCAAAATTGATGAGGTTACAATGAGAGCAAATATCTATCTCAAGCCAAACGAAGTTTCGCTGGCAATCGGTAAAGGTGGACTTAACATTAAACTCGCAAGCCAGCTTACCGGATATGAGATTGATGTATACAGAGAGCCGGGTGGCGAAGATGAGGAAGATGTTAATCTTGAAGAATTTGGCGATGAAATAGAAGACTGGATCATAGAGGAACTTAAAGCTATCGGCTGCGATACAGCAAGAAGCGTTCTGAACCTTTCTATAAGCGATCTTGTTAAACGTACTGACCTTGAAGAGGAGACTGTTAAGGAAGTAGTTAACATACTCAGAGCCGAATTTGAATAA
- the infB gene encoding translation initiation factor IF-2 — MTEDIKVTRLSKAAREFNVGISTIVEFLHKKGFDLDPNPNTKLPHEAYILLVKEYSTDISVKKESEKLILKDLHRKKESVSIEDFSEKGESEDTEKDEDILVKDSSGTKTTVDIRTEIKKPDIKLVGKIDLEKTMKPPVAEKPAAPKEEPVKKSEEPKSETKTVEKKKAAPVKETPPEEPVAEKKVKSNIDLHIVGKIDLDSLSKETKPSRKEESKEKPKEKAKEKEKEKVAEKTQPSKEEPVKEKKKEPAVVKEVVPEPVAEEATIDDIIEDILIPEPEEDIVALYKTDFKKLEGPRVVGRIDLPVEEKKKSTPFQPVRVGGDSDFRRKKRRKRILKEQEVKPVVKPVITEKKDIKPGAKKVVKKRPIRADVNEEEVQKQIKETLARLTTKGKSKGSRYRREKREAISQKHQEVADKLELDKNILKVTEFVSVNELASMMNIAVTEIISTCMSLGLFVSINQRLDAETMALLADEFGFKVEFVSAELQEAVKEEEDDEEDLKPRPPIVTVMGHVDHGKTKLLDYIRNANVIAGEAGGITQHIGAYGVILPDGRQITFLDTPGHEAFTAMRARGAQITDIAIIVVAADDGIMPQTKEAINHASAAGVPIIFAINKIDKPTSNPEKIKETLAGMNYLVEDWGGKYQSQEISAKTGLNIDILLDKILLEAEMLELKANPDKPAIGTVIESSLDKGRGFTVTVLVKAGTLRIGDIVLAGSCYGHVKAMYNERGHRVEEVGPATPTLILGLNGAPQAGDKFNVMESDREAKDIATKRAQLQREQGLRTQKHITLDEIGRRIAIGNFQELNIIVKGDVDGSVEALSDSLIKLSTPKIQLNIIHKAVGQISESDVLLAAASNAIIVGFQVRPSLSARKLAEKEEIDVRLYSIIYNAIEEIRSAMEGMLMPEMREEIVATLEIREVFKVTKVGTVAGCYVKEGKITRNTRVRIIRDGIVIYTGELGSLKRFKDDVKEVVGGYECGLNIHNFNDIKIGDVVEGYQEFEVKQTL, encoded by the coding sequence ATGACAGAGGATATTAAGGTTACAAGATTAAGTAAAGCAGCCCGCGAATTTAATGTGGGAATATCCACTATTGTGGAATTTCTGCACAAGAAAGGGTTTGATCTTGATCCCAATCCAAATACTAAACTTCCGCATGAAGCTTACATTCTGCTTGTTAAAGAGTATAGTACAGATATCAGTGTAAAGAAAGAGTCTGAAAAACTTATCCTGAAAGATCTTCACAGAAAAAAAGAGTCTGTTTCAATTGAAGACTTTTCTGAGAAAGGCGAATCAGAAGACACCGAGAAAGATGAAGATATTCTTGTTAAAGATTCTTCAGGGACAAAGACTACTGTTGATATCAGAACAGAGATCAAAAAACCTGATATCAAACTTGTTGGTAAAATTGATCTTGAAAAGACAATGAAACCACCGGTTGCTGAAAAACCTGCAGCACCAAAAGAAGAGCCTGTCAAAAAGAGTGAAGAGCCGAAATCTGAAACAAAAACAGTTGAGAAGAAGAAAGCCGCTCCTGTTAAAGAGACTCCTCCTGAGGAGCCTGTTGCAGAAAAGAAAGTAAAATCAAATATTGATCTCCATATAGTCGGGAAAATTGATCTCGATTCTCTGTCAAAAGAGACAAAGCCTTCAAGAAAAGAGGAATCTAAAGAGAAACCAAAAGAAAAGGCAAAGGAGAAGGAAAAGGAAAAAGTTGCTGAAAAAACTCAGCCATCAAAAGAGGAACCTGTTAAGGAGAAGAAGAAAGAGCCTGCAGTTGTAAAAGAAGTTGTTCCCGAACCTGTAGCTGAGGAAGCGACAATCGATGATATAATTGAAGACATTCTTATCCCGGAACCTGAAGAGGATATAGTCGCTCTTTATAAGACAGACTTTAAAAAACTTGAAGGGCCAAGAGTAGTCGGAAGAATTGATCTTCCGGTTGAAGAGAAGAAAAAATCAACTCCTTTCCAGCCTGTCAGAGTTGGCGGAGATTCAGATTTCAGAAGAAAGAAAAGAAGAAAGAGAATCCTCAAAGAGCAGGAGGTTAAGCCTGTTGTTAAACCTGTTATTACTGAAAAGAAAGACATCAAACCAGGTGCAAAAAAAGTCGTTAAAAAGAGACCTATCAGAGCAGATGTCAATGAGGAAGAAGTTCAGAAGCAGATTAAAGAAACACTTGCACGCTTAACTACAAAAGGAAAATCAAAGGGATCGAGATACAGAAGGGAAAAGAGAGAAGCCATAAGTCAGAAACACCAGGAGGTAGCTGACAAGCTCGAACTCGACAAGAATATTCTTAAAGTTACAGAGTTTGTATCAGTAAACGAGCTGGCCTCGATGATGAATATTGCTGTAACCGAAATCATATCAACATGTATGAGTCTTGGCCTGTTTGTTTCTATCAACCAGCGTCTTGATGCTGAAACCATGGCTCTTCTTGCTGATGAATTCGGTTTCAAGGTTGAATTTGTGAGTGCTGAATTGCAGGAAGCTGTAAAAGAGGAGGAAGATGACGAGGAAGATCTCAAACCGAGACCGCCTATTGTTACTGTTATGGGTCACGTTGACCATGGTAAAACAAAACTTCTCGACTATATCAGAAATGCAAACGTAATTGCAGGTGAAGCCGGAGGTATTACCCAGCATATCGGGGCATACGGTGTAATCCTGCCAGATGGACGTCAGATAACATTCCTCGATACACCTGGTCACGAAGCATTTACTGCCATGCGTGCCCGCGGTGCACAGATTACCGATATCGCTATAATTGTTGTTGCTGCTGATGACGGTATAATGCCACAGACAAAAGAAGCTATCAATCACGCTTCTGCAGCAGGTGTCCCAATTATTTTTGCAATAAACAAGATAGATAAGCCAACATCAAATCCTGAAAAAATTAAGGAGACACTCGCCGGAATGAACTACCTGGTAGAAGACTGGGGAGGTAAGTATCAGTCTCAGGAGATCTCGGCAAAGACCGGACTTAACATTGACATCCTTCTAGATAAGATTCTTCTGGAGGCTGAAATGCTTGAGCTTAAGGCTAATCCTGACAAACCGGCAATCGGAACTGTAATTGAATCTTCGCTTGATAAAGGAAGAGGATTTACAGTTACAGTGCTTGTAAAGGCAGGTACATTAAGAATAGGTGATATTGTTCTGGCAGGAAGCTGCTACGGACATGTTAAAGCTATGTACAACGAACGCGGTCACAGGGTCGAAGAAGTTGGTCCGGCTACCCCTACTCTTATTTTAGGTCTTAATGGTGCACCTCAGGCCGGGGACAAATTCAATGTGATGGAGAGCGACCGTGAAGCAAAAGACATTGCGACCAAGAGAGCTCAGCTTCAGAGAGAACAGGGATTACGTACTCAGAAACATATTACACTTGACGAAATAGGCCGTAGAATTGCTATCGGTAACTTCCAGGAACTTAATATTATTGTAAAAGGTGATGTTGACGGATCTGTTGAAGCTTTAAGTGATTCTCTTATCAAACTTTCAACGCCAAAAATACAACTTAATATTATTCACAAGGCTGTTGGACAGATCTCTGAATCAGACGTACTGCTTGCTGCAGCTTCTAACGCTATTATTGTCGGATTCCAGGTGAGACCGTCATTAAGTGCAAGAAAACTGGCAGAAAAAGAAGAGATAGATGTAAGACTCTATTCAATTATCTATAACGCTATTGAAGAGATCAGATCTGCTATGGAAGGTATGCTTATGCCTGAAATGAGAGAAGAGATTGTAGCTACTCTCGAGATACGTGAAGTATTCAAAGTAACCAAAGTGGGTACAGTTGCTGGCTGCTATGTTAAGGAAGGGAAGATTACAAGAAATACCAGGGTAAGAATAATACGCGATGGTATTGTAATCTACACAGGCGAACTCGGATCACTCAAACGATTCAAGGATGATGTGAAAGAGGTTGTCGGTGGTTACGAATGCGGATTAAACATTCACAATTTCAACGACATAAAAATCGGTGACGTAGTTGAAGGATATCAGGAATTTGAAGTAAAACAGACTCTATAA
- the gcvH gene encoding glycine cleavage system protein GcvH codes for MNVPGNLLYTKDHEWLRVEGNMGYIGVTDFAQGELGDIVFIEIETVGETLAKEEVFGTIEAVKTVSDMFMPVSGEILEVNPVLEETPDVVNKDPYGNGWMVKIKITNPSEVNDLLSAEKYTALL; via the coding sequence ATGAACGTTCCCGGAAATTTATTGTACACCAAAGACCATGAATGGCTTCGCGTTGAAGGAAATATGGGTTATATAGGCGTAACTGACTTTGCTCAGGGAGAACTGGGTGACATCGTTTTTATTGAGATAGAAACTGTCGGGGAAACTCTCGCAAAAGAAGAAGTTTTCGGTACTATTGAAGCAGTAAAGACTGTTTCAGACATGTTTATGCCGGTGAGCGGAGAGATTCTTGAAGTGAATCCTGTTCTCGAAGAGACTCCGGATGTTGTAAATAAAGACCCTTATGGCAACGGGTGGATGGTAAAAATAAAGATCACTAATCCGTCAGAGGTTAATGATCTTCTTTCAGCTGAAAAGTATACAGCTTTATTATAG